A part of Lycium ferocissimum isolate CSIRO_LF1 unplaced genomic scaffold, AGI_CSIRO_Lferr_CH_V1 ctg2309, whole genome shotgun sequence genomic DNA contains:
- the LOC132043324 gene encoding proteinase inhibitor I-B-like: MEKLALLVAFLLLASLFQPLTARNLEIDAFQLDVAQSGCPGVTKDRWPELLGVPANLAKQIIQKENPKLTNVPNVLNGSPVTLDLRCDRVRLFVNVLDIVVQTPRVT; encoded by the exons ATGGAGAAGTTAGCTCTCCTGGTTGCTTTCTTGCTTCTTGCATCAC tctttcaacctctcactGCTCGAAATTTGGAAATCGATGCCTTTCAGCTTGATGTGGCTCAGTCTGGTTGCCCag GAGTGACAAAGGACCGATGGCCAGAGCTTCTTGGTGTGCCAGCTAACCTTGCGAAGCAAATTATTCAGAAGGAAAATCCAAAACTAACTAATGTTCCAAATGTACTGAATGGTTCTCCAGTGACATTAGATCTTAGATGTGATCGAGTTCGTCTCTTTGTTAATGTGTTGGACATTGTTGTGCAAACTCCTCGAGTTACTTAA